A portion of the Gorilla gorilla gorilla isolate KB3781 chromosome X, NHGRI_mGorGor1-v2.1_pri, whole genome shotgun sequence genome contains these proteins:
- the S100G gene encoding protein S100-G, with amino-acid sequence MSTKKSPEELKRIFEKYAAKEGDPDQLSKDELKLLIQAEFPSLLKGPNTLDDLFQELDKNGDGEVSFEEFQVLVKKISQ; translated from the exons ATGAGTACTAAAAAGTCTCCTGAGGAACTGAAGaggatttttgaaaaatatgcagCCAAAGAAGGTGATCCAGACCAGTTGTCAAAGGATGAACTGAAGCTATTGATTCAGGCTGAATTCCCCAGTTTACTCAAA GGTCCAAACACCCTAGATGATCTCTTTCAAGAACTGGACAAGAATGGAGATGGAGAAGTTAGTTTTGAAGAATTCCAAGTATTAGTAAAAAAGATATCCCAgtga